GATCAAAACCCACCCCCTCGGTCCATCCTCCCATTATGAAGAACGGGAGAATTTTTCCGTGGAGTTCCTGGATTTAAAAGAGAAATTTTTACTGGAACATCACTACCGGAAAACGATCTCCCATAACAAAGAAACCCCCAGGGAGAAGACACCGGTTGAAAAAACCGCTGAAGACAGTCCTTCCCAGGAAAGTCCCCCGGTGGGATCCGGTGAGCACTATAAAAATCCCTATAACTGTACCCCCGAGGACCTGATCGAGGCCAACAAAGTACCGCAAATACGCACCATGTTCGGAGAAATCAACAAAATCATCCACCGATCCCTCTACCCCAATGAAAAGATTGAAATCCTCGAGTGGTTTTTCAATTTTAATATTGAACCCCCCCTGATCGTGAAAGCCTACAGCTTTGCAAAGCATAAAAAGAACATTTCCACTGTTCAGTATGTAGGAGGCGTGGTGCGAAACTGGTACGATCAGGGAATTACTTCGGTAGAGCAGCTCCAGGCTCATCTTGAGTCCACCAAGGATCGTTTTTCCCTGTACAACCGGATCTTCAGGGCCCTGGGTTTTTCCAACCGGGAGCCCTCGGAAAAGGAACGGGAATTCATGGATCTTTGGTTCGATGACTTCGGCTTCTCCTTGGAAATTATTCTTCGGGCCTGTGAGGAGTCCGTGAAAATTGCAAATCCCAACATCAGCTATATCCATGGGGTCCTGAAAAACTGGCATAAGAATAAGGTAGGGTCTTTAGAGGATGTGGAGGAACTTCGTCAAGCCTCCAAACAAAAGAAAAACGCCAAACCCTCCCTGCAAAAACCTTCCAGGGATCAATTCAAAACCAAGTTCCATCTATCCGACAGTCGAACCTCAAAGTATAATGCGGAAGAATTAGAAGCCCTCATTATGAAAAGACAAAACAAAGAGTAAATGGGAGGTCTTACATGTTTCAACAATATATTAAAGAAATTTTAAGAGAATACGATCGCCTTCGACAGCAAAGTGAAGACCTGAAAAAACAGCGACGGGAGGAAGTATACCGTCGGGTACCCAGGATCAAAGAGATTGATCAGGAAATCGCAAGACTGGGACTGATGTTATCCAAGTCCATCATCGAAGCCCCCGGGGAAAGTCAACAACTGATGGACCGTATTTCCAAAGAAATGGAGAATTTAAAGGAAGACCGGGCCATGCTGCTTACAGAAAACAACATCCCCCTTTCTTACCTGGAAAAGGTTTATCACTGTGAACAGTGTAAAGACCGGGGATTTTT
The sequence above is drawn from the Isachenkonia alkalipeptolytica genome and encodes:
- a CDS encoding DnaD domain protein translates to MFYKKSRSIEELESVSIDNIFLNKFLPKANGTYVKVYLLGYQKALQTVESFGEAPVTSHQSLGELLGIPLSDVLDAWKYWEAQGVIKTHPLGPSSHYEERENFSVEFLDLKEKFLLEHHYRKTISHNKETPREKTPVEKTAEDSPSQESPPVGSGEHYKNPYNCTPEDLIEANKVPQIRTMFGEINKIIHRSLYPNEKIEILEWFFNFNIEPPLIVKAYSFAKHKKNISTVQYVGGVVRNWYDQGITSVEQLQAHLESTKDRFSLYNRIFRALGFSNREPSEKEREFMDLWFDDFGFSLEIILRACEESVKIANPNISYIHGVLKNWHKNKVGSLEDVEELRQASKQKKNAKPSLQKPSRDQFKTKFHLSDSRTSKYNAEELEALIMKRQNKE